TGGCTGACGCAAAATTATCAATCCGGTTTGGTGCGTTATCGCAGCGGTAAAATTCGTTCTCAAGACTATTTAAGTGCTTGGATCGATCATTTAGCGATGTCGGCGATGGGGACGGCTAAGCGCACGCATATGCTTGGCTATGATCGTAAAGAAGGTGTTGTGCATCTGATTTACCCACCGATTGATGATCCTCAACATGCGAAAAGCTTGTTGTCAGAATTGGTTCGCCTGTTTTATAAGGGCATGACAAAGCCATTGGCGTATTTCCCGAAAACATCATTAGCAGCGATCGAAGCAGGCTTTAGCCGCAGTGGTGAGTGGGTCGATGATGAAGACAAATCACTGAAGAAAATGGCGGATGCGTTTAATGACAGTTTTATCGCTCAAGGTGAAGGTAAAGACACGTATATTTCACGAATTTGGCCACAATGGAACGATGAGTTAGCGCAACAAGTTCGCAGCTTGGCCGCACTGGTGATACAGGCGCCAAGATTACACATGCGTGATGCGCAAGATAATGAGTAAGGGAAGTAAAGGAAATAAGTGGCCGCCAGTAAATCATTATTTTGTGTAGGGCGTTCGCTGTACGGCCACAGGTCAGAGGGACCATGATTCGGTTGGTTAGATGATCCGTTTCGATCACTTAACGCGTGGCACGGATATTATGTATTTAGTCACTAGGGTTCTGTGAGTAGGGTCTCATTGCGGGGAATGCACGCCCAAAAGCAGCATTATTATTCTATTTTTGTGCTCAGCTCACAGTTAGTTGTTGGATTTGCTGAGATTTAAGGTTAAATAAAGGTTTGATTTATATGACATCTTCGTCAGTTGTCACACCATTGGAAACCATGACGTTTCCACTGCATGGTGCCAGATTAATAGAAGCATCTGCCGGTACAGGTAAAACTTTTACCATTGCTGGCCTATATTTACGTCTGTTACTTGGCCATGGCAGTGAAAGTTCTCGTCATCAAGTGCTACTTACTGTCGATCAAATTCTGGTGGTGACTTTTACTGAAGCGGCGACCGCGGAGCTGCGTGATCGTATTCGAGCTCGTATTCACGATGCACGCATCGCTTTTGCTCGTGGTGAAAGCAACGATCCGGTGATCCAACCTTTACTTACAGAAATTCGTGACCATCAACAGGCGGCTTCGATTCTGCTGCAAGCAGAACGTCAAATGGACGAAGCGGCGGTCTATACCATTCATGGTTTTTGTCAGCGCATGCTGACGCAAAATGCGTTTGAATCGGGCAGCCGCTTTGACAATGAATTTGTCACCGATGAAAGTCATCTTAAAGCACAAATTGTGGCCGATTATTGGCGTCGTAATTTTTACCCATTACCGCTAAAACTGGCCGGTGAAGTGCGTTCTATTTGGGGTTCACCGGCGGCACTGCTTGGTGACATCTCAGGCTATTTGATCGGCGCACCGTTAAAGCTTTCTGTGAATGCTATGCAAGGTGATCTTGCTGCTCTGCATCAAACCAATCTTGAGCAAATAGACCAACTAAAAAAACAGTGGCTAGCAGGGCAAAAAGACTACCATGATCTTATTGCTAACTCCGGCATCAATAAACGTAGCTACAGCGCCAAATCATTGCCTGCTTGGCTTGCGGCAGTGGACGAATGGGCGAGCAGTGAAACCACAAGTTATGGCTACCCTGAGCAATTGGAAAAGTTTGCGCAGAATGTGTTAATTGAGAAAACGGCTAAAGGTGAAGCGCCTCAGCATGCGGTATTTGCGGCGATTGAAGCTTTTCTCGCTGAGCCGGTGAGTTTGAAAGCACCATTACTGGCACATGCAATTGAGCATTGCCGTACGATGCTTGCTAAAGCTAAGCAACAAAAGCAGTGGCTATCGTTTGACGATCTACTGACCAATTTATCGGCTGCGATCGATAACGATGAGGCAGGGCTGCTCGCCGAGCGGATTCGCACGCTGTATCCGGTGGCAATGATCGATGAATTCCAAGATACCGACCCACTGCAATACAGTATTTTTAGCCGTATTTATTTGCCGCATCCACAATGTGGTTTGTTTATGATCGGTGACCCGAAACAGGCGATTTACGGTTTCCGCGGGGCAGACATCTTTACCTACATCAAAGCACGTAATCAGGTTTCGTCGCACTTTACCCTTGGCACCAACTGGCGCTCAAGTGCAGATATGGTTGCCGCAGTGAACCAAGTGTTTGAGCTACCAGACAGTGCCTTTATTTATGATCAAGACATTCCTTTTATCCCCGTTGCCCCAAGCCCTAATGCCGAGCAGCGCAGTTGGCAATTGAATGGCATTAAACAACCTGCGCTGACTTACTGGCTGCAAGAAGCCCAAGACAAACCGTTGGCAAAAGGTGAATACCTTGAGGCGATGGCAAAGGCGACCGCCGATCAGATTCAAACCATTTTAACGGCGGCGCAGCAAGGTCAGGCGTGTTTTACTAGCGGTAAAGGTAGCGATGCCATTAAAGCTGGCGACATTGCGGTGTTGGTGCGCACCGGTAGTGAAGGCCGAATGATCAAACAAGCGCTGTCAAAGCAGGGCATTGCCAGTGTCTATCTCTCTAGCCGTGATAGCGTGTTTAGCGCCGCGATTGCCCAAGATGTGCAACGCTTATTGCAAGCCGTGCTGACGCCGGAAAATGATCGTGCCTTGCGCGCCAGTTTAGCCTCTGAGTTGTTTGCTCTCGATGCCGGCAGTTTGGATGCGCTGAATAACGATGAAAGCGTGTGGGAAAATGCGGTTAACGAGTTTAAAGAGTACCGTAAACTTTGGTTGCAACGAGGTGTGCTGCCAATGCTGCGAGCGGTGATGAGTAAGCGCCATATTGCTGAGCGATTACTGGAAGAAGAAAATGGCGAGCGCCATCTGACCGATTTGATGCATCTAGGTGAGCTATTGCAACAAGCCAGTGGTGAATTAGATAGTGACCATGGTTTATTGCGCTGGTTAGCGCAAGCGATCAGTGATGCACAACATGGTTTAGGTGGTAGTGACGATCAAATCCAGCGTCTCGAGTCAGAACGCAATTTGGTGCAGATTGTTACGATTCACAAATCCAAAGGTCTGGAATACGAGTTGGTATTTTTGCCGTTTGTGCTTAGCTATCGAGAAGCGAGTGAAGCGAAATACTACGATGCTCAAAATGATCAAACTATTTTAGATATCACCAAAAATGATGCGGCATTGGCACAAGCAGACAAAGAACGTCTGGCGGAAGACTTACGCTTAATCTATGTTGCCTTAACTCGTGCGGTGTATGGTTGTTTTATTGGTGCCGCGCCGCTGCGCAATGGACGCTCAACCAAAGAACCAACGGGTGTGCATCACAGTGCGATTGGTTATCTGCTGCAAAATGGTCAAGAGGGCAGCATTAGCGATCTTACCAATGCGATTACTCGACAAGCCAATGGCTTGGAGTGTGTGGTACTTAGTGATCTTCCGCCCTCTTATGATGAGCCATTTGTTGCTAATGAGGTGCAAGCCAATACGCTTTATGCACGAGAGCTTGAGCAAGAGATAGATCGCAGTTGGCGTATCACCAGTTATTCCGGTTTAGTTAAGCAAGGCTCTCATCATTCGGCTGATGATGATTTACTGCGTCTGGATGTCGACTCATCCCAAGAGCAAGATGAGCAAGAGCTCGTTGAGCCAGAGCGCTCTATCTTTACCTTCCCACGCGGCGCACGCCCGGGTACGTTTTTGCATAGCTTATTTGAAGAAGTGGAGTTCACTGAACCTGCCAATAGCGAAGCTAACCAACAGGTGATTTTAAGCTTGATGGAAAGCGAGCAACTTGAGCTCGAGTGGCTACCAATCTTGCAGCAGTTAGTTGATACTGTTTTAGCAACGCCGCTTGATGGTAAAGAACTCAGACTCAATCAAAAAACGGCAGCTCAGCGCTTGGTGGAAATGGAGTTTTTACTGCCAATTGAAGTGCTTGCTGCTGCTGAGCTTAATCGAGTGATCCAGCGCAACGACACACTTTCGGCTAAAGCGGGCGATCTTGGTTTTCACACTGTGCAGGGCATGCTCAAAGGTTTTATCGACTTGGTGTTTGAGCATCAGGGAAAATACTATGTGCTGGACTGGAAATCGAATCATCTTGGTGATGAGATTCATGATTATCATGGTGATGCGCTGCGCCAAGCAATGGCTGACCATCGTTATGATCTGCAATATCAAATCTATGCTTTAGCACTGCACCGTTTTCTGCGTAGTCGTGTGGCTAATTACGATTACCAACAGCACTTTGGTGGGGTTTATTACTTGTTCTTGCGTGGCATGGATGGGGAAGGACAACACGGCATTTTCTCCGCCAAACCAAGTTTGCAATTTTTAACCGAATTAGACCTATTGATTGATGGCGAGCCGATTGAAGTTCGCGGTAATTCAGCAGGACAGATGGCACTAGATCTATGAATCATGTAACCAACCCTTTGTTATCACCAGCCCAACAGGCTAATGCACCATTATTGGCTACTTTACAGCGTTTGGCGCAAAAAGGATCGCTACGTCAGTTAGATTACCAGCTGGCTCGGTTTATGTTCAGTAAATCGCACAGCGATGAAATTGCTTTTATCGCTGGCGTGGTGAGTAGCGAACTGGGCAAAGGGCATATTTGTTTGCCACTGTTTGATGCACAGATGCAACCGACGGACATAGCCGCCAAACTGGGTTTGTACGGCGAAGCTGCTCTGGATCTGAATCAGCGCTTGCTGGCGATTAATTGGTCACAAATATTGCTTGAGTCAGCTTGGGTCGCTAAACCAAGTAGTGAGCCACTATTGGCCATGCCATTAGTGTTTGATGGTGCTCGTATCTATTTGCATCGTTACTGGCACTACGAAGTGACGCTTGCGGAGCGTTTAGCGAGCTTTGGGACACCGATGATCCTAAAGCCTAATGATGTACAAAAGCTTGCCCAATTGCTCGATCACTTATTTGCTCGCAGCTATCAATATTTGTTTGCTGCACTTGCCACTGCTGCCGAGCAAACGGGTTTTAATCAGGTGCTGCGCCAACAATTGGTGTGCGACCATTTAGATGTGGTGGATGACAGTCAACTTGATTGGCCTGCGATTGACCAACTGCTTTTACAAGCAAAGCGTGCTGATCAGCTTGCTCCTCTTGAGCAGTTAGTGCCACAAGCCGTGTGTGTAAACTGGCAAAAAGTGGCGGCAGCGATTGCGCTAACTAAGCGTTTTGCGGTGATTTCTGGCGGCCCAGGTACCGGTAAAACCACCACGGTAACCAAATTGCTGGCGGCCCTGATTGAGCAAGCGCAAAGCATCGAAGGTGATAATGGCCGAGTGCCTACCATTAAGTTGGTGGCACCAACGGGTAAAGCAGCGGCACGTCTAACCGAGTCAATTGGTAAAGCGGTGGCAGAGTTGCCAGTAAGCCCTGAGCTTAAAGCGGCGATTCCAACTGAATCGAGTACCTTGCATCGCCTACTTGGTGCTATTCCTAATAGCGTTGAGTTTCGTCATAGTCGCACCAATCCGCTGCATTTGGATATTCTGGTGGTCGATGAAGCGTCGATGGTCGATCTCTCAATGATGTATAAGCTGGTGGATGCACTACCTAAACATGCACGTCTAATCCTGCTTGGCGATAAAGATCAGTTAGCCTCGGTAGAGGCTGGGGCGGTGCTGGGAGACATCTGCTCATTCCATCAATATGGTTATAGCCAAACCCAAGGCGAGCTTATTGCGCAGTTATCGGGTTATCGCACGTTGGCGCAAAGCGAGCAAAAAGGCAGCCAAGTAGGTGACAGCTTATGTATGCTGCAAAAGAGTTATCGCTTTGATGCGCGTTCAGGTATCGGTCAGCTCGCGAAAGCGGTCAATGCAGGTTCGAGCTTTAACTATGATGCCGTTTGGCAGCGTAATTTTGCTGATATTGAGCAATATCCATTGGATATGCAGCACTACAATCAACTGATTCAAACTATGGTAGTGGAGTATAGCGGTTATCTAAAACGTATTCGCCAGCGTCAGTTAGATTCGGCAACTGAACAATTAGAATCGGTGACGCAACTTGCCAAGGCAGGTTTGGATGCATTTGCTCGCTGTCGTTTGTTGTGTGCGATCCGTGAGGGTGATTTTGGTGTGGCGGGCTTAAACCTGCGCATTGAGCGGGCTTTAGTCGCGCGTAAGTTAGTGCAAACTCAGGATGAGCTTTGGTACCACGGTAGGCCAGTAATGATCACGCGTAACGATCATGCGTTGGGTTTATATAATGGTGATATCGGCATCTGTATTTGGGATGATTCACTGCAAGAGCCACGCTTAAAAGTGTTTTTTGAACTGCCAGATGGTAGCGTGAAATCAGTGCTACCAAGCCGTGTGCCAGAACATGAAACCGCCTATGCGATGACAATACATAAATCTCAGGGGAGTGAGTTTGAGTTTACACTGATGATTTTGCCAAAAGAGTACAGTCCGATTTTAACCCGCGAGCTGATTTACACGGGTATTACTCGTGCCAAAAAGCGTTTGGCCATGTATGTACAACCGGATGTGGTCAAGCGTGGCATTAAGGTTATGACAGAACGTGCCAGTGGTTTAGTTGAGCGTATGAAAGCATGAAAAAAAGGGGGGAAGACCTTCCCTGGTTTATCTGTCTAGCTTGAAATCGCTGCGTTTATTTGGATAAACGTCAATACAAGTAATTTCAAGTTATGTCGGTAGTCTTAGCCTTCCTTGGGCTTCGCCAGCAAGCAAAGGCGAAATTAGTTAAATACAGTGGTAAACGAAATATTGCGAATTTTGTATTCTACTTGGTAACTCAGCATGATGTTCTTAAGGCTATCGTTGACCGGAAACACACAGTGAACATTGAGATCGGTCAGTAGTTCGTTTTCTGCCATATCCCAGAAGCTTTGCAGCGAGTTACAAATGATGGTTCTCATGACGTTTGTTTGCTCATAGTTGATGTTGTTATCGACCTAAAGCAATCCATGCGTCTAGCGGAGCTAGAATATGTGAATCCTGTTTCACAATTTTGAAATCGAGTGAATAATATACAACTTATGTTATGAAATAAAGCGCATTTTTGATTCTGTGTAAAAAACTCCCGAACGATGGATTCATGATTCGGGAGTTTTGCTTTTCAGCTGGGTTTAGCAAGCAATCGCAAGGACTTTAGAGTTACGTTGGTAGTTGTAGAGATTCTTTTTCTGGGTTGGTAATGAATCAACCCCAACTTCACTGAACCCTTGCTCGCGGAACCAATGCAAACT
Above is a window of Vibrio taketomensis DNA encoding:
- the recB gene encoding exodeoxyribonuclease V subunit beta codes for the protein MTSSSVVTPLETMTFPLHGARLIEASAGTGKTFTIAGLYLRLLLGHGSESSRHQVLLTVDQILVVTFTEAATAELRDRIRARIHDARIAFARGESNDPVIQPLLTEIRDHQQAASILLQAERQMDEAAVYTIHGFCQRMLTQNAFESGSRFDNEFVTDESHLKAQIVADYWRRNFYPLPLKLAGEVRSIWGSPAALLGDISGYLIGAPLKLSVNAMQGDLAALHQTNLEQIDQLKKQWLAGQKDYHDLIANSGINKRSYSAKSLPAWLAAVDEWASSETTSYGYPEQLEKFAQNVLIEKTAKGEAPQHAVFAAIEAFLAEPVSLKAPLLAHAIEHCRTMLAKAKQQKQWLSFDDLLTNLSAAIDNDEAGLLAERIRTLYPVAMIDEFQDTDPLQYSIFSRIYLPHPQCGLFMIGDPKQAIYGFRGADIFTYIKARNQVSSHFTLGTNWRSSADMVAAVNQVFELPDSAFIYDQDIPFIPVAPSPNAEQRSWQLNGIKQPALTYWLQEAQDKPLAKGEYLEAMAKATADQIQTILTAAQQGQACFTSGKGSDAIKAGDIAVLVRTGSEGRMIKQALSKQGIASVYLSSRDSVFSAAIAQDVQRLLQAVLTPENDRALRASLASELFALDAGSLDALNNDESVWENAVNEFKEYRKLWLQRGVLPMLRAVMSKRHIAERLLEEENGERHLTDLMHLGELLQQASGELDSDHGLLRWLAQAISDAQHGLGGSDDQIQRLESERNLVQIVTIHKSKGLEYELVFLPFVLSYREASEAKYYDAQNDQTILDITKNDAALAQADKERLAEDLRLIYVALTRAVYGCFIGAAPLRNGRSTKEPTGVHHSAIGYLLQNGQEGSISDLTNAITRQANGLECVVLSDLPPSYDEPFVANEVQANTLYARELEQEIDRSWRITSYSGLVKQGSHHSADDDLLRLDVDSSQEQDEQELVEPERSIFTFPRGARPGTFLHSLFEEVEFTEPANSEANQQVILSLMESEQLELEWLPILQQLVDTVLATPLDGKELRLNQKTAAQRLVEMEFLLPIEVLAAAELNRVIQRNDTLSAKAGDLGFHTVQGMLKGFIDLVFEHQGKYYVLDWKSNHLGDEIHDYHGDALRQAMADHRYDLQYQIYALALHRFLRSRVANYDYQQHFGGVYYLFLRGMDGEGQHGIFSAKPSLQFLTELDLLIDGEPIEVRGNSAGQMALDL
- the recD gene encoding exodeoxyribonuclease V subunit alpha; protein product: MNHVTNPLLSPAQQANAPLLATLQRLAQKGSLRQLDYQLARFMFSKSHSDEIAFIAGVVSSELGKGHICLPLFDAQMQPTDIAAKLGLYGEAALDLNQRLLAINWSQILLESAWVAKPSSEPLLAMPLVFDGARIYLHRYWHYEVTLAERLASFGTPMILKPNDVQKLAQLLDHLFARSYQYLFAALATAAEQTGFNQVLRQQLVCDHLDVVDDSQLDWPAIDQLLLQAKRADQLAPLEQLVPQAVCVNWQKVAAAIALTKRFAVISGGPGTGKTTTVTKLLAALIEQAQSIEGDNGRVPTIKLVAPTGKAAARLTESIGKAVAELPVSPELKAAIPTESSTLHRLLGAIPNSVEFRHSRTNPLHLDILVVDEASMVDLSMMYKLVDALPKHARLILLGDKDQLASVEAGAVLGDICSFHQYGYSQTQGELIAQLSGYRTLAQSEQKGSQVGDSLCMLQKSYRFDARSGIGQLAKAVNAGSSFNYDAVWQRNFADIEQYPLDMQHYNQLIQTMVVEYSGYLKRIRQRQLDSATEQLESVTQLAKAGLDAFARCRLLCAIREGDFGVAGLNLRIERALVARKLVQTQDELWYHGRPVMITRNDHALGLYNGDIGICIWDDSLQEPRLKVFFELPDGSVKSVLPSRVPEHETAYAMTIHKSQGSEFEFTLMILPKEYSPILTRELIYTGITRAKKRLAMYVQPDVVKRGIKVMTERASGLVERMKA